The following coding sequences lie in one Bordetella genomosp. 9 genomic window:
- the rocF gene encoding arginase: MKQAIDLIGAPTDVGASIRGASMGPEALRVAGLQTALERHGLQVTDAANLSGPPNPSHPPQQGFRHLDEVVQWNRAVYEAVLASRHGNRFPILMGGDHCLAIGSITAIAQHCREAGADLVVLWLDAHADANTHVITPSGNIHGMPVACLCGDGPDALTRLGDAYPAVPDPGAIRQVGIRSVDAEEKRQLRELGIKVFDMRYIDENGMRFTMEAALSGMTQNTHLHVSFDADFLDPVVAPGVGTPVLGGPTYREAQLCMEMIADTGRLGSLDLMELNPARDMRNQTAEVVVDLVESLFGKSTLIRA, from the coding sequence ATGAAGCAAGCAATCGACCTCATCGGCGCGCCCACCGACGTGGGCGCCAGTATCAGGGGCGCGTCGATGGGCCCGGAAGCCTTGCGTGTCGCCGGCTTGCAGACGGCCCTGGAACGCCATGGCCTGCAGGTGACCGACGCGGCGAATCTATCGGGGCCGCCCAATCCCTCGCACCCGCCGCAACAGGGCTTTCGTCATTTGGATGAAGTCGTCCAATGGAACCGGGCCGTCTATGAAGCCGTACTCGCCTCGCGCCACGGCAACCGCTTTCCCATCCTGATGGGCGGGGACCATTGCCTGGCGATCGGGTCCATCACCGCCATCGCGCAACATTGCCGCGAAGCAGGCGCCGACCTCGTGGTTTTATGGCTGGACGCGCACGCGGATGCGAATACCCATGTCATTACGCCCAGCGGCAACATCCACGGCATGCCCGTGGCATGCCTGTGCGGCGACGGGCCCGACGCGCTGACCCGCCTGGGGGACGCCTATCCCGCCGTCCCGGACCCCGGAGCGATCCGGCAGGTCGGCATCCGCAGCGTCGACGCCGAGGAAAAACGCCAGCTCCGCGAATTGGGCATCAAGGTCTTCGACATGCGCTATATCGACGAGAACGGGATGCGCTTCACCATGGAGGCCGCCCTGTCGGGCATGACGCAAAACACCCACCTGCATGTCAGCTTCGACGCCGATTTCCTGGACCCGGTCGTGGCACCGGGCGTCGGCACGCCCGTGCTGGGCGGCCCGACCTACCGCGAGGCCCAGCTTTGCATGGAAATGATCGCGGATACCGGGCGCCTGGGATCGCTCGATCTCATGGAGCTCAACCCCGCGCGGGACATGCGCAATCAAACAGCGGAAGTCGTGGTCGATCTGGTCGAAAGCCTGTTCGGCAAGTCCACTCTGATCCGCGCATAG
- the kefF gene encoding glutathione-regulated potassium-efflux system oxidoreductase KefF, which produces MILIVYAHPYPAHSRANRALLDALAGMPDLQVRSLYDLYPDFHIDAAAEQAALAQAGMIVWQHPMHWYGAPPLFKLWMDKVLQHGWAYGAGGTALRDKAVMWSVTTGGAADDFMRCADTDLAVLAQPLRSAAELCGMRWLAPFAVHGAATLDAAALQSAAARYRERLASHDAGARPAMMEAAHG; this is translated from the coding sequence ATGATCCTAATCGTATACGCACACCCTTATCCCGCACATTCCCGCGCCAACCGGGCACTGCTCGATGCGTTGGCCGGCATGCCCGATCTGCAGGTCCGCTCGCTCTACGACCTGTACCCGGACTTCCACATCGATGCGGCGGCCGAGCAGGCGGCGCTGGCCCAGGCCGGCATGATCGTGTGGCAACACCCCATGCACTGGTACGGCGCGCCGCCCTTGTTCAAGCTTTGGATGGACAAGGTCCTGCAGCACGGCTGGGCGTATGGCGCCGGCGGCACGGCGCTGCGTGACAAGGCGGTGATGTGGTCGGTGACCACGGGCGGCGCCGCGGACGATTTCATGCGCTGCGCCGATACGGATCTGGCCGTGCTGGCGCAGCCACTGCGCAGCGCCGCCGAACTGTGCGGCATGCGCTGGCTCGCCCCTTTCGCCGTGCACGGCGCGGCCACGCTGGATGCGGCGGCCCTGCAATCGGCGGCCGCCCGCTACCGCGAACGCCTGGCCAGCCACGACGCAGGCGCACGTCCCGCGATGATGGAGGCCGCCCATGGATAA